A region of Flavobacterium album DNA encodes the following proteins:
- a CDS encoding ATP-dependent DNA ligase, whose amino-acid sequence MKNFAELIKTLDSSNKTNVKVDALTQYFRTAGDTDKVWTIAILSHRRPPRPVNTNLLRMWAAELANIPLWLFEDSYHIVGDLAETIALIIPTSKDHSEKTLTEFVEEMITLKRKTDTEKKEYLHTNWLSLNYYERFVFTKLITGSFRIGVSQKLMTRALSKATGVNEDVLAYKLMGEWDPARISFEKLVLTEKEDDNLSRPYPFYLAYAVEGEPEDLGDVAQWSAEHKWDGIRSQTIIRNGQLYVWSRGEELVTDKYPEFNSFLGVIPDGTVIDGEILPWIDGGIGLFNDLQTRIGRKVVSPALLKKTPVVIRAYDLLEWEGRDIRTLPYTERRELLEQLFEQIKDYQLPLQLSERIKLNDWDEALHEKAKARELRSEGLMFKRNDSAYGVGRKKGDWWKWKLDPFSIDAVLTYAMRGSGRRATLFTDYTFALWQTNEDGTKELVTFAKAYSGLTDAEFRMVDDYIKKNTLDRFGPVRSVTPKLVFEIGFEGIAFSGRHKSGVATRFPRILRWRHDKTIEEANSIDDLKDMIPK is encoded by the coding sequence ATGAAGAATTTTGCCGAACTCATAAAAACACTCGACAGCAGCAACAAAACTAATGTAAAGGTTGATGCGCTTACACAATACTTCCGCACTGCGGGAGATACTGACAAGGTGTGGACGATAGCTATACTCTCCCACCGCAGGCCGCCACGCCCGGTAAATACCAACCTGCTGCGCATGTGGGCGGCAGAGCTTGCTAACATCCCGTTGTGGCTGTTTGAGGATTCCTACCACATTGTGGGCGACCTGGCCGAAACAATTGCACTGATTATCCCAACCTCTAAAGACCATAGCGAAAAAACGCTGACGGAATTTGTGGAGGAAATGATCACACTGAAACGAAAAACAGATACCGAAAAGAAAGAGTACCTGCATACCAACTGGCTTTCGCTAAATTATTATGAGCGATTTGTGTTTACCAAGCTGATAACAGGCAGTTTCCGCATCGGCGTAAGCCAAAAACTGATGACCCGCGCGCTGAGCAAGGCCACCGGCGTAAATGAAGATGTACTTGCCTATAAGCTCATGGGTGAATGGGATCCGGCACGGATAAGCTTTGAGAAATTAGTGCTTACCGAAAAGGAAGATGATAACCTGAGCCGCCCCTACCCTTTTTACCTGGCCTATGCCGTAGAGGGTGAGCCTGAGGACCTGGGCGATGTAGCGCAATGGAGCGCCGAGCATAAATGGGACGGCATCCGCAGCCAGACGATCATCCGAAACGGGCAGCTTTATGTGTGGAGCCGGGGCGAAGAGCTGGTTACAGATAAGTACCCGGAGTTCAACAGTTTTCTGGGCGTAATCCCTGATGGAACTGTAATAGACGGCGAAATACTGCCATGGATTGATGGCGGCATCGGCTTGTTCAACGACCTGCAAACACGTATCGGCCGCAAGGTAGTTTCGCCTGCGCTGCTAAAGAAAACCCCGGTTGTAATCCGTGCCTACGACCTTTTGGAATGGGAAGGCCGGGATATACGCACACTGCCTTATACGGAACGCCGTGAGCTTTTGGAACAACTGTTTGAGCAGATAAAAGACTACCAACTGCCGTTGCAGCTTTCGGAACGGATAAAGCTAAACGACTGGGATGAAGCCCTGCACGAAAAAGCCAAAGCCCGCGAGCTGCGAAGTGAAGGCCTTATGTTTAAGCGAAATGACTCTGCTTATGGGGTGGGCCGTAAAAAAGGCGACTGGTGGAAATGGAAGCTCGACCCTTTCAGCATTGATGCCGTTCTTACCTATGCCATGCGGGGCAGCGGCCGCCGTGCCACCCTGTTTACCGATTATACTTTCGCCCTTTGGCAAACCAATGAGGATGGCACAAAAGAACTGGTGACGTTTGCAAAAGCGTATTCCGGGCTGACCGATGCCGAATTCCGCATGGTTGATGACTACATCAAAAAAAATACGCTCGACCGTTTTGGCCCGGTGCGCAGCGTAACGCCAAAACTGGTATTTGAAATTGGCTTTGAGGGCATTGCTTTTTCAGGCAGGCACAAAAGTGGCGTGGCAACGCGTTTTCCGCGGATACTGCGCTGGCGGCATGATAAAACCATTGAAGAGGCAAACAGCATAGACGATTTAAAAGACATGATACCAAAATAG
- a CDS encoding ligase-associated DNA damage response DEXH box helicase produces MNREQLFGIATDWFTNRGWKPFPFQTQTWTAFLQGKHGLLNAPTGSGKTYALWMPIVLDYIKSNPDYKTKHKPGLKAIWITPLRALSVEIKQAAERVANELETGMTVGVRTGDTSSSERTKQKTKMPDLLITTPESMQLMLASKDYASVFKTCRAIVIDEWHELLGTKRGVQVELALSRLKTVAPKMRIWGISATIGNLQQAMEVLLGPRSEALENSSMIRAHINKKINVISAIPEKMDAYPWRGHMGLHLVKEVADIINKSRTTLIFCNTRSQCELWFQALLAKYPEFAGELAMHHGSIARETRQWVEQAIRDEQLRAVVCTSSLDLGVDFAPVETVIQIGGPKGVARFLQRAGRSGHRPGQESNIYFLATHAIELVEASALRRAVQETVVEDRVPYLNSWDVLVQYLVTLAVSDGFYSDAIFKEVQSTFCYQGMTAEDWQFCLNFITRGSQSLQAYDEYKKVEIEPDGKFKVNSRQVALRHRMQIGTIVGDSVMNVKFLGGGYIGSVEEWFVSKLNPGDVFIFAGRKLELSRIRNMEVLVRMASPSAKAVHASWMGGRLTLSSQMSELIREELYAANTDDMSYELKSLGPMFARQRKESIVPAASQFLIETFKTREGYHAIFYPFEGRYVHEALASIMAYRISLLSPITFSLAYNDYGFELLSDTEIDMQQVLDNDLFSPVHLHADLQHSLNATEMARRKFRDIAVIAGLVFTGYPGKVVKTKHLQSSSQLIFEVFRDYEPNNLLFQQAYRETFEHQLEEGRLLIALERIAQQEIVWKRCDKPTPFSFPIITDRLRERLSSETLAERIKKMTASYMK; encoded by the coding sequence ATGAACAGGGAACAGCTTTTCGGCATTGCTACAGACTGGTTTACCAACCGGGGGTGGAAACCGTTCCCATTCCAGACACAAACATGGACGGCTTTTCTACAGGGGAAGCACGGCCTGCTGAACGCCCCTACCGGCAGCGGGAAAACGTATGCTCTGTGGATGCCCATCGTGCTCGACTATATAAAAAGCAACCCTGACTATAAGACCAAACACAAACCCGGGCTTAAAGCCATCTGGATAACACCGCTGCGGGCACTTTCAGTAGAAATAAAGCAGGCGGCAGAACGTGTAGCCAATGAGCTTGAAACGGGAATGACGGTAGGCGTTCGTACGGGCGACACTTCATCTTCAGAAAGGACGAAGCAGAAAACCAAAATGCCCGACCTGCTTATCACCACGCCCGAAAGCATGCAGCTGATGCTTGCCTCTAAAGATTATGCCTCAGTATTTAAAACCTGTCGCGCCATAGTTATAGACGAATGGCACGAACTCCTGGGAACCAAGCGCGGCGTGCAGGTGGAACTTGCCCTCAGCCGGTTAAAAACAGTCGCTCCAAAAATGCGTATCTGGGGGATATCGGCTACTATTGGTAACTTGCAGCAGGCTATGGAAGTGCTGCTGGGCCCGCGATCTGAAGCTTTGGAAAATTCCTCAATGATAAGGGCGCACATCAACAAAAAGATAAATGTTATTTCTGCGATCCCCGAAAAAATGGATGCCTACCCCTGGCGCGGACACATGGGGCTCCATCTGGTTAAAGAGGTAGCAGACATCATTAATAAAAGCCGGACTACCCTGATATTCTGCAATACGCGTTCGCAGTGCGAACTATGGTTCCAGGCGCTGCTTGCCAAATATCCCGAATTTGCCGGGGAACTCGCCATGCACCATGGAAGTATTGCCCGCGAAACCAGGCAGTGGGTAGAACAGGCGATACGCGATGAGCAGCTGAGAGCAGTGGTTTGTACGTCCAGCCTTGACCTGGGCGTTGACTTCGCACCGGTGGAAACTGTAATACAGATAGGCGGTCCGAAAGGGGTAGCGCGCTTTTTGCAGCGGGCAGGGCGCAGCGGCCACCGCCCCGGACAGGAAAGCAATATCTACTTTCTGGCAACCCATGCTATAGAGCTGGTTGAAGCCAGTGCCCTGCGCCGCGCCGTTCAGGAAACCGTGGTGGAAGACCGCGTACCTTACCTTAACAGCTGGGATGTGCTGGTGCAATACCTTGTTACCCTTGCCGTGAGCGATGGCTTTTACAGTGATGCTATTTTTAAGGAAGTGCAAAGCACCTTTTGCTATCAGGGCATGACGGCAGAAGACTGGCAGTTCTGCCTCAATTTTATTACCCGTGGCAGCCAGAGCCTGCAGGCGTATGACGAATATAAAAAGGTAGAGATCGAACCCGATGGGAAATTTAAGGTAAACAGCCGGCAGGTTGCGCTGCGCCACCGGATGCAGATAGGAACTATTGTAGGCGATTCTGTAATGAATGTAAAGTTTTTAGGCGGTGGCTACATTGGCAGTGTCGAAGAATGGTTCGTCTCCAAGCTGAATCCTGGCGATGTATTTATATTCGCGGGCCGCAAGCTGGAGCTGTCACGCATACGAAATATGGAAGTGCTGGTACGCATGGCAAGCCCGTCAGCAAAAGCTGTCCACGCCAGCTGGATGGGTGGCCGGCTCACGTTGTCCAGCCAGATGAGTGAACTTATACGCGAGGAATTATATGCCGCAAATACGGATGATATGAGCTATGAGCTGAAATCGCTTGGGCCCATGTTCGCCCGCCAACGGAAAGAAAGCATCGTGCCTGCCGCGAGCCAGTTCCTTATAGAAACGTTTAAGACACGTGAAGGCTACCATGCTATTTTTTACCCTTTCGAGGGGCGGTATGTACACGAAGCCTTAGCCAGTATTATGGCCTATCGCATCAGCCTGCTGAGCCCGATAACATTTTCCCTGGCCTATAATGATTATGGGTTTGAACTGCTCTCTGACACGGAAATAGATATGCAGCAGGTTCTTGACAACGACTTGTTTTCGCCGGTTCACCTCCATGCCGACCTGCAGCACAGCCTCAACGCGACCGAAATGGCCAGGCGGAAATTTCGCGATATTGCCGTGATAGCAGGGTTGGTATTTACCGGATATCCCGGCAAGGTGGTCAAAACCAAGCACCTTCAAAGCAGCAGCCAGCTTATCTTTGAAGTGTTCCGGGATTATGAGCCCAATAACCTTTTATTCCAGCAGGCCTACCGCGAAACTTTTGAACACCAGTTGGAAGAAGGCAGGCTGCTGATCGCACTTGAGCGGATAGCACAGCAGGAAATTGTGTGGAAGCGCTGTGACAAGCCCACGCCATTCAGCTTCCCCATCATAACGGACAGGCTGCGCGAACGCTTATCCAGCGAGACCCTTGCCGAAAGGATAAAGAAAATGACGGCAAGCTATATGAAATAA
- the pdeM gene encoding ligase-associated DNA damage response endonuclease PdeM, protein MYWIQKKMLLISDAHLGKVSHFRKHGAAIPGGIIHKNFIKLDEAIHHFNPESICFLGDLFHSELNNEWQLFQNWVVRTNIPIVLVAGNHDIINPAKYHDINIQIVSDWELDGVLLTHYPEIREGFFTLCGHIHPAVELRGAGRQYLKLPCFFKSHGQMILPAFGEFTGTYVMQPLQDDVVYAIIKDAVIKVAFD, encoded by the coding sequence ATGTATTGGATCCAAAAAAAGATGCTGCTAATCAGTGACGCGCATTTGGGCAAAGTATCGCACTTTCGCAAGCATGGGGCCGCTATACCGGGCGGCATCATCCATAAAAATTTTATAAAGCTCGACGAGGCGATACATCACTTCAATCCCGAAAGTATTTGTTTTTTGGGCGACCTTTTTCACAGCGAATTAAATAACGAATGGCAGTTATTCCAAAACTGGGTAGTCCGGACTAACATTCCTATTGTATTAGTTGCCGGTAATCACGACATCATCAATCCTGCTAAATATCACGACATCAACATTCAGATTGTTAGCGATTGGGAACTCGACGGCGTACTGCTTACCCATTATCCTGAAATTCGCGAAGGCTTTTTTACATTGTGCGGGCACATACATCCTGCCGTGGAATTACGCGGGGCGGGGCGGCAGTATTTGAAGCTTCCCTGCTTCTTTAAGTCCCATGGGCAAATGATATTACCTGCGTTTGGCGAATTTACGGGTACCTATGTTATGCAGCCGCTGCAGGACGATGTAGTTTATGCCATAATAAAAGATGCTGTTATTAAAGTCGCATTCGATTAA
- a CDS encoding ABC transporter ATP-binding protein — protein sequence MKILFRYLKQYKATVLLALALATINQIFSLLDPFIFQKIIDDVATVYRAENHTVNQFFMAILPLSAASVGVAFVSRIAKNFQDYYISTITQRVGAQIYADGISHSLLLPFESFEDQRSGETLGILQKVRTDVEKIILTGINILFQSVIALIFISIYAFTVHWAILPLFLATGPLIAWISSVLSKKIKTIQVQIVKQSTGLAGSTTESLRNIELVKSLGLAKQEIAHLNATTQKILKLELKKVKYVRSMSFIQGTCVNLLRTLMVLVLIYLIYQGKITLGQFYTLNIYSFFLFGPLQEIGNVVNTYREVEVSLQNFDDIFKIPVEEKPKNPHPIINIDTLEFENVKFRHQSANKDALKNISFKAQRGETLAFVGPSGSGKSTLVKLLVGLYRPKEGKILYNGHNYDEIDFDQLRERIGFVTQDTQLFSGTIRENLLFVNPSATDEQCLEVLRQAACHTLLDRAENGLDTIIGEGGVKVSGGEKQRLSIARALLRNPNLLVFDEATSSLDSLTEEEISETIREVSIDKTHLTIVIAHRLSTIMHATNIFVLEKGNIVESGSHNDLINLKGLYYALWRQQIGEREKSEH from the coding sequence ATGAAAATATTATTCCGTTATTTAAAACAGTATAAAGCTACTGTATTGCTTGCATTGGCGCTGGCAACCATTAACCAGATCTTTTCGCTTTTAGACCCTTTTATCTTCCAAAAAATCATTGATGACGTAGCCACGGTATACAGGGCAGAAAACCATACTGTGAACCAGTTCTTTATGGCGATACTTCCTTTATCGGCTGCATCAGTGGGGGTTGCGTTTGTAAGCCGCATCGCCAAGAATTTCCAGGATTATTATATCAGCACCATCACACAACGCGTTGGCGCGCAGATATATGCCGATGGTATCAGCCACTCGCTACTGCTTCCTTTCGAATCTTTTGAAGACCAGCGTTCGGGGGAGACTTTGGGCATCCTTCAAAAGGTGCGTACCGATGTGGAGAAGATCATCCTTACGGGCATAAACATCCTGTTTCAGTCGGTTATAGCACTAATATTCATATCCATTTATGCCTTTACGGTGCATTGGGCCATCCTGCCTTTGTTTCTTGCCACAGGTCCGCTGATTGCCTGGATAAGTTCTGTACTGAGCAAAAAGATCAAGACCATACAGGTGCAGATCGTAAAACAGTCTACCGGCCTGGCGGGATCTACAACAGAATCATTGCGGAATATCGAGCTCGTAAAATCGTTAGGGCTAGCAAAACAGGAAATAGCCCACCTTAATGCTACAACGCAGAAAATACTTAAGCTGGAGCTCAAAAAGGTGAAATATGTACGCTCCATGTCGTTCATACAGGGCACCTGCGTAAATTTACTGCGTACACTGATGGTACTTGTACTTATTTACCTTATCTACCAGGGCAAGATCACGTTGGGGCAATTCTATACGCTTAACATCTATTCGTTCTTCCTGTTCGGGCCGCTACAGGAGATCGGCAATGTAGTGAATACCTACCGCGAAGTGGAAGTATCACTGCAAAATTTCGACGACATCTTTAAAATACCTGTAGAAGAAAAGCCGAAGAACCCGCACCCTATCATCAATATCGACACCCTTGAATTCGAAAATGTAAAATTCAGGCACCAGTCGGCTAATAAAGATGCCCTTAAAAATATCAGCTTTAAAGCACAGCGTGGCGAAACACTTGCTTTCGTCGGACCGTCAGGCTCGGGTAAATCGACCCTTGTAAAATTGCTGGTAGGCCTGTACCGCCCTAAAGAAGGAAAGATATTGTATAACGGCCATAATTATGACGAGATCGACTTCGACCAGCTTCGGGAGCGTATCGGCTTTGTTACACAGGACACGCAGCTGTTCTCCGGTACGATACGGGAAAACCTGCTGTTCGTAAACCCGTCAGCTACCGATGAGCAATGCCTTGAGGTTCTCCGGCAGGCTGCCTGCCACACGTTGCTCGACAGGGCCGAAAATGGGCTGGACACTATTATTGGCGAAGGCGGCGTAAAAGTATCGGGTGGTGAAAAGCAGCGCCTGAGCATCGCACGTGCGTTACTGCGCAACCCTAACCTTCTGGTATTTGACGAGGCGACTTCATCACTCGATTCCCTTACGGAGGAGGAGATCTCCGAAACCATACGCGAGGTATCTATCGATAAGACCCACCTTACCATTGTTATTGCGCACCGCCTCAGCACCATCATGCACGCCACCAATATCTTCGTTTTAGAAAAAGGGAATATCGTGGAAAGCGGGTCGCATAACGATCTTATAAACCTTAAGGGACTATACTACGCGCTCTGGAGGCAGCAGATTGGTGAGAGGGAAAAATCGGAGCATTAA
- a CDS encoding DUF3857 domain-containing protein: MLFVLCCGYSYAQDCSFKNYNWDEKQTKPEIPAKYKDEKEAILERNIKIELVPGKNGALQYYLSHEKIYINSDDAVERNNRIYIPYGSNENVIATKARVLLKSGKVIELKKGDIKEETDEERGVKYKYFAVNGLEKGAVIETIFILEETPELKGRTIKLQDEYPIAKSEFQLIYPDHLVFRTKSYNGLPEAVITQKAPSAKLNTLTVSDTDTPALNDDEKYSNWNSNIKRFRYKLDENLANGTKNLFSFKEFSTNLYDRFHPEYSKKDQNAIADFCKGIAKSSDLQEQVWNIENKIKKTITYKRYIDGQESLQDIIKSKQANQTDILRLYIAVFTTMGVENNLVLTSSRYKVAFDKDFESYENLDELLFYFPSIKKYMTPLEVEYRIPLIPEELAGTNGLFIKEKAFAGTKMGIGEVAMIEIPGADITHDIMDITVDFSKDMENPMVTSKIQFGGYSALNFQPIKDFAPAENYKTVLKSIAENYTVETEYKTLTTTNDGVDFIGKKPFIMDITFDGKDLIHKAGENYLFSVGQTIGKQMELYQENKRVLPVEINHPHSYTRKIKIILPDGATVKNLDKFNMDKTLAVNGKTEAAFISKYEKKGNEIIVENTEYYNILNYPMENFEAYRAVINAAADFNKIVVILNK; this comes from the coding sequence TTGCTTTTTGTCCTATGCTGTGGTTACAGCTATGCCCAGGACTGTTCTTTTAAAAATTACAATTGGGATGAGAAGCAAACAAAACCGGAAATCCCGGCCAAATACAAAGATGAAAAAGAAGCGATACTCGAGCGTAATATTAAGATAGAGCTTGTTCCGGGCAAGAACGGGGCGTTGCAATATTATCTGTCGCACGAAAAAATATATATAAACAGCGATGATGCGGTAGAGCGTAATAACAGGATATATATTCCATACGGTTCTAATGAAAATGTAATTGCTACCAAGGCGCGTGTATTGTTGAAAAGCGGTAAAGTGATCGAACTTAAAAAAGGCGATATCAAAGAAGAGACTGACGAAGAAAGAGGTGTCAAATACAAATATTTTGCAGTAAACGGCCTCGAGAAAGGAGCAGTCATAGAAACCATATTCATACTTGAAGAAACTCCTGAACTAAAAGGGCGGACAATCAAGTTACAGGATGAATACCCAATTGCCAAGAGTGAATTCCAGCTGATTTATCCGGATCACCTGGTTTTCCGTACTAAAAGCTATAATGGGCTTCCTGAAGCGGTTATTACCCAAAAGGCGCCATCGGCAAAATTAAATACACTAACTGTAAGTGATACCGATACGCCTGCCCTGAACGATGACGAAAAGTATTCGAACTGGAACAGCAATATTAAGCGTTTTCGATATAAACTGGATGAGAATTTAGCAAACGGCACAAAAAACCTTTTCAGTTTTAAAGAGTTTTCTACCAACCTGTACGACAGGTTTCATCCTGAATATAGTAAAAAAGACCAAAATGCCATAGCCGATTTTTGTAAGGGCATAGCCAAATCGTCTGATTTGCAGGAACAGGTTTGGAATATCGAAAATAAGATAAAAAAAACCATAACCTACAAAAGGTATATTGATGGACAGGAATCGCTTCAGGATATCATAAAGTCAAAACAGGCCAACCAGACGGATATTTTAAGGCTGTACATTGCGGTATTTACAACAATGGGTGTAGAGAATAACCTTGTGCTGACATCCAGCCGTTACAAGGTGGCATTTGACAAAGATTTTGAAAGCTACGAAAACCTGGACGAGCTGCTGTTTTATTTCCCGTCGATCAAAAAATACATGACACCATTGGAAGTAGAATACAGGATACCGCTTATACCTGAAGAACTGGCAGGAACAAACGGGTTATTTATAAAAGAAAAAGCTTTTGCAGGTACCAAAATGGGCATAGGTGAAGTGGCCATGATTGAGATTCCCGGCGCTGACATAACGCATGACATTATGGATATCACTGTCGATTTTTCTAAAGACATGGAAAATCCGATGGTGACAAGTAAAATACAATTCGGCGGGTATTCAGCATTGAATTTCCAGCCGATAAAAGATTTTGCACCGGCTGAGAATTATAAGACTGTACTTAAAAGCATTGCCGAGAATTATACGGTAGAGACGGAGTATAAAACACTTACAACTACAAATGACGGCGTGGATTTTATCGGTAAAAAGCCGTTTATTATGGATATTACTTTTGATGGTAAAGACCTTATACACAAGGCTGGCGAAAACTATTTATTCTCTGTAGGGCAGACTATAGGCAAACAAATGGAGCTTTACCAGGAAAACAAGAGGGTACTTCCTGTAGAGATAAACCATCCGCACTCTTACACGCGCAAAATAAAGATTATCCTGCCGGATGGCGCTACGGTTAAAAACCTTGATAAATTCAACATGGATAAAACTTTAGCCGTGAATGGTAAGACTGAAGCTGCATTTATCAGCAAGTACGAGAAAAAAGGCAATGAGATCATTGTAGAAAATACGGAATATTACAATATCCTTAATTACCCTATGGAAAATTTCGAGGCCTATCGTGCAGTGATCAATGCTGCTGCCGATTTCAATAAAATTGTTGTTATCCTGAATAAATAA
- a CDS encoding DUF3857 domain-containing protein, with protein sequence MVLLPLLALQASAQEKPGSFSEYKKMYADVNELIISDKSSYDIFVEDKKLRVLRSKYYESMIMSENGIQNNEEDFSYSELVKLKEYEAFSIVNDKGKERKIKVTQTNEKQSRQNGVFYNDVKERQLIFPNLEAGARKVYSVQTEFLDPFLLQSYIFGSGYPMLDSTLEVRADKDITIGYRIFNDPDNTIEFSKSEKKGKFIYRWTLKNVKAIKMEPNNPGFRYFIPHINIYVKDYTVDSKKINVLDNTEKLYDYYKAFTKNLNKTEDTELKAITAELVAGLTVDNEKVKKIFYWVKDNIKYIAFENGYEGFIPREAALVCKRKFGDCKDMASITSAMAHYAGVKNVTVSWVGTRDIPYSYEELSTPAVDNHMIAVYNDNGNYIFLDATDRETRYGIPTAFIQGKEVLISNGDTYKIIRVPVVAAENNEAAGVIKLSLDKEKIVGSGAFSYSGYSRSNILSQLGDASGKTRFEMIKSLVLMGSNKFYLKDYTEANIQDRDKPYQVNFNFELDDYAIQVDKELYINLCMDHTYEKLTLEPDRVTSYDLDYLSSENVIYNLEIPKNYSVKYLPDNFSLDNDVMKADFKYTNSGGIISLAAKIQIKKILLEKADFALWTETIKKLKSAYTQTLILIEK encoded by the coding sequence ATGGTGCTTTTGCCGCTTCTGGCATTGCAGGCATCAGCACAGGAAAAACCGGGCTCGTTTTCAGAATACAAGAAAATGTACGCTGATGTTAATGAGCTGATCATTAGTGATAAGAGCTCGTATGATATTTTTGTAGAAGACAAAAAGCTGCGTGTGCTGCGCAGTAAATATTACGAATCGATGATCATGTCAGAAAATGGCATCCAGAACAATGAAGAAGATTTTTCATATTCAGAATTGGTTAAGCTGAAGGAATATGAGGCTTTCTCAATAGTTAATGACAAAGGCAAAGAGCGCAAAATCAAGGTTACGCAAACCAACGAAAAACAGTCAAGGCAAAATGGTGTTTTTTATAATGATGTTAAGGAACGCCAGCTCATTTTCCCCAACCTGGAAGCGGGAGCGAGGAAAGTATATTCGGTACAGACCGAATTTTTAGACCCGTTTTTGCTGCAAAGCTATATTTTTGGCAGCGGCTACCCTATGCTCGATTCTACCCTTGAAGTACGTGCAGACAAAGACATAACCATCGGCTACCGTATTTTTAACGACCCTGATAACACCATAGAATTTTCCAAGTCTGAAAAGAAAGGCAAGTTTATATACCGCTGGACGCTAAAAAATGTAAAAGCAATAAAAATGGAACCTAATAATCCAGGTTTCCGCTATTTTATACCGCACATCAACATTTATGTGAAAGATTATACAGTAGATTCCAAAAAAATAAATGTACTGGACAACACTGAAAAACTCTATGATTACTACAAAGCATTTACAAAAAACCTCAATAAAACGGAAGATACAGAACTTAAAGCTATCACTGCGGAGCTTGTAGCCGGCCTTACAGTGGATAACGAAAAAGTAAAAAAGATCTTCTACTGGGTGAAGGACAATATTAAGTACATCGCTTTCGAAAATGGGTATGAAGGCTTTATCCCGCGCGAAGCAGCGTTGGTATGCAAGCGTAAGTTTGGCGACTGTAAAGACATGGCCAGCATTACAAGCGCTATGGCCCATTATGCAGGAGTTAAAAATGTTACTGTTTCCTGGGTTGGCACGCGCGATATACCGTATTCTTATGAAGAGCTTTCTACGCCAGCGGTAGACAACCACATGATAGCCGTATATAATGATAATGGCAATTATATATTTCTTGATGCCACCGATCGCGAAACCCGATACGGCATCCCTACAGCGTTTATCCAGGGGAAAGAAGTCCTTATCAGCAATGGGGATACCTATAAAATTATCCGCGTTCCTGTTGTCGCAGCCGAAAATAATGAAGCTGCCGGAGTTATAAAGCTGAGCCTTGATAAGGAAAAAATCGTAGGTTCGGGGGCATTCAGTTACAGTGGCTATTCAAGAAGCAATATTTTATCACAGCTTGGCGATGCTTCAGGGAAAACTCGTTTCGAAATGATAAAAAGCCTTGTCCTGATGGGGAGCAATAAGTTTTATCTTAAAGACTATACCGAAGCAAATATACAAGACCGCGACAAGCCTTATCAGGTTAATTTTAATTTTGAGCTTGACGATTATGCCATACAGGTAGATAAGGAGCTGTATATAAACCTTTGTATGGATCACACTTACGAAAAGCTTACACTAGAGCCGGATCGTGTAACGTCTTATGACCTGGATTATCTCTCATCAGAAAATGTCATTTATAACCTGGAGATCCCAAAAAATTATTCGGTAAAATATCTGCCTGACAATTTCAGCCTTGATAATGATGTAATGAAAGCCGATTTTAAATATACCAACAGCGGGGGAATCATATCGCTGGCTGCAAAAATACAGATTAAAAAGATATTGCTGGAAAAAGCCGACTTTGCATTATGGACGGAGACCATAAAAAAACTCAAAAGCGCCTATACACAAACCTTAATACTTATCGAAAAATGA